From the genome of Bacteroidia bacterium:
TTTAAAGTGTAATATTTGCAGACGTTTTGTCTATTTTTTCTTGTTAATAGTTCAAACTTAGCAGTGTTTAAAGTCATTCTGTCTGCAAAATAGGTTTGGTTTTTCTTTTGTTGGAACAGTCAAAAAATAACCAAATATGAACTTTGAAAAATTCACAATAAAAGCGCAACAAAGTGTTCAAGCTGCTCAACAAATGGCGTTTAACAAACGTAATACAGTCATTGAGCCTGTGCATCTTCTCACAGGACTTTTTCAAGAAGCAAAAGAAATCTTAGATTTTGTCTTTCAGAAATCAGGTGCAAACTCCAGCCGAATCGAGCAAACAGCAGATTCAATTCTAAATTCATTAGCAACCGGTAATGCAGATAGCAACTTGTATTTGTCTCCTGATGCGAATAAGGTTTTGATGGAAGCAGGCAGGATTTCAAATAAAATGGGAGATGAATATACTTCAACCGAGCACATATTGCTTGCATTGATTGAGGTTAAAAGCAATATTTCTGATATGTTAAAAGATGCAGGATTGACTAAAGCTATTGCAGAAAAGGCAATTGCGGAGTTACGTAAAGGATCAAAAGTAACATCTCAATCAGCAGAAGAACAATACAATGCACTGGGGAATTATGCCATTAACCTGAATTCGCAAGCCGCTAAAGGGAAGTTAGATCCTGTTATTGGAAGAGATGATGAAATCAGACGTGTATTACAGATTTTATCAAGAAGAACAAAAAACAACCCTATACTTATAGGAGAACCGGGTGTCGGCAAGACGGCTATTGCTGAAGGACTTGCACATAGAATTATCAAAGGCGATGTGCCCGAAAATCTAAAATCCAAAGTGATTTATTCGCTTGATATGGGTGCGCTTATAGCAGGTGCAAAGTATAAAGGTGAATTTGAAGAAAGATTAAAATCTGTTGTTAATGAGGTAATATCAGCAGCCGGAGAAATCGTCTTGTTCATTGATGAAATTCACACATTGGTTGGTGCAGGAAAAAGTGAGGGAGCAATGGATGCTGCTAATATCTTGAAACCCGCTTTGGCAAGAGGAGAGTTGAGAGCGATTGGGGCAACCACACTCAATGAATATCAAAAGTTTATCGAACAAGACAAAGCATTAGAAAGACGTTTTCAGAAAGTTTATGTCGATGAACCTACACCGGAAGACGCTGTCTCTATTCTTAGAGGTTTAAAGGAGCGTTATGAAGTTCACCACAAGGTGCGTATCAAAGATGAAGCAATTGTGAGCGCAGTTGAACTCTCACATCGCTATATTTCAGACCGTTATCTGCCGGATAAAGCAATTGATTTGCTTGATGAAGCAGCATCTAAAATCAGAATGGAAATAGACTCTGTCCCGGTTGAATTGGATGAACTGAATAGAAAGAAAATGCAGTTGGAAATAGAACGTGAAGCTCTTAAACGCGAAAATGATGTACAAAAACTTGAAGAGTTGAACAAGGAGTTAGCTGACATCACCGAAAAACAAAATGCGTTAACAGCAGAGTGGCAAAAAGAGAAGTTGGTTGTAGATTCTATTCAGTCATTAAAAAAGAAAATAGAAGACTTAAAATTAGAGGCAGAACAAGCTGAACGTAACGGAGATTATGGCAAGGTTGCGGAGATTCGTTATGGCCGCATGTTAGAAACTCAAAAAGAACTTGAGAAGCAACAAAGTACACTTGCAGAGATTCAACAAAATTCTTCAATGGTAAAAGAAGAGGTTACTTCTGAGGAAATCGCTGAGGTTGTTTCAAAATGGACAGGAATTCCTGTACAAAAAATGATGCAAAGCGAGCGAGAAAAACTGTTGCACTTGGAAGTCGAATTGCACAAGCGAGTGGTTGGACAAGACGAAGCTATTGAGTCAGTTGCAGATGCTGTACGTAGGAGTAGAGCCGGACTCCAAGATCCAAAAAGACCGATAGGCTCATTTATTTTTCTGGGAACCACAGGGGTGGGTAAAACTGAACTTGCAAAAGCACTTGCTGAATACTTGTTTGATACAGAGGATGCTATGGTGCGGATTGATATGAGCGAATACCAAGAGAAGCATACTGTAAGCAGATTGATTGGTGCTCCTCCCGGTTATGTCGGTTATGATGAGGGCGGGCAGTTGACAGAAGCAGTACGTAGAAAACCTTATTCTGTGATTTTACTTGATGAGATTGAAAAAGCGCATCCTGATGTGTTTAATATTTTGCTGCAAGTGTTGGATGACGGTCGTTTGACAGATAATAAAGGAAGAAGAGCAGATTTTAGAAATACCATTATTATCATGACTTCTAATATTGGTTCTCACATTATTCAAGAAAATTTTGAGGATTTGAATAGCGGTAATCATGATGAAGTGATCGCAAAAACAAAAGCGGAAGTTTTTGAGTTATTGAAAAAAACAATAAGACCGGAGTTCTATAACAGGATTGATGAAATAGTAATGTTTGAACCATTAAGCAGAAATCAAATAGAAGCCATTGTGAAAATTCAGTTGGATGTGCTGCAAAAACGTCTTGCAGACAACGGAATTGTGTTTGAAGCAACCGAAGAAGCTGTAGATTGGTTGAGCCAATTAGGTTACGACCCGCAATATGGCGCACGACCGCTCAAAAGAGTAATTCAGAAAAAGGTATTAAATGAATTGTCTAAGAAAATCTTGGGTGGTGATGTTGTCAAAGAGAAAAAAGTCATTTTAGATTCTTTTGATAATCAATTAATCTATAGAAATTAATTGATTATGGAGTATATTTGGCACTGTCGTTTGATAGTGCCAAATGTGTTTAGGGGGATAAGATTTATCTTTTGTTTAATTTCTTGGCACAAAACTTGAAAATCAAATGAGTATGATGGAGGTTAACATGAACAAGAAAAACAAAAATTCTATGCTCGTAGCAGGTTTATTACTTGCAGGTTCCTTTATGTGGTTTGGCAATGTAGCAATGATTACTTCAATCTTTCAAGAACCTAAATCAGAGGGTGTAACTGAGGATAATAGTAATTATGTTTACCGTAAACTTCCGAATACCGCTTTTCAAGAAGGTGAGAAGTTAAATTTCAGAGTTCACTATGGAATTATTAATGCTGCAAATATTCAAATGGAAGTTGTTGCAGATAATCAACTTTTTTCAAGACCGGAGGAATTAAAAGGGCGCAAAGCCTTTCATGTGGTAGTGCAGGGTAGTACAATTAAAGCATTTGACTGGGCTTTTAAAGTAAGAGATAGATTTGATTCTTGGATAGATGAGGATGCGCTTGCACCTTTGAAATACAGCAAGTCTGTACTTGAAAACAACTATACCGACCAAGATTTAGTGTATTACAGACATGTTAGCGGGAAATTAAATGGTAAAAAGGGGAATTTAGATATTCCAAGCTATACTCAGGATATTGCTTCCGCACTATATTATGCCCGAAATATTGAATTTAAAAATGCAAAAGTTGGAGAGTCTTTCCCAATTGACGTGTATCTTGACAATGAAATTTATAATCTGAATTTCAAATATTTGGGAGTTGAAACTATTAAGTCTGATATTGGTAAGGTAAAATGCTACAAACTAAAACCAAGACTCGTAGTCGATAGAGTCTTTAAAGGCGAAGATGATATGACTGTTTGGATTTCTGCTGATGAAAATAAAATTCCTATTAGGGTGCAGTCAGATATTCAAGTGGGTTCACTCAAAGTTGATTTAACTTCATATTCAGGTTTGAGAAATAACTTTGATGCCAAACTCAAAAAGTAAAGTCGGTTATATGTTCCCGTTTATCCTGTTGAGCTTAAATTTATAGTGGACTTTCTTTTAATGTAAGACCTGTAATTGCATACATTTGCTCAATAAACAGCTTCTTATGAGAATACTCGAAGATTTAGATTTAAAATCAGTGTTGGTGATGGACATTGAAACGGTTTCGGGACAGAAGTCTTACGAAGATTTATCAGATAAATGGAAATTACTTTGGAATAAAAAGGCTTCCAACATTAAATCTAACGAAGAAGATACTCCTGAGTCACTGTATTCCAGAGCAGCTATTTACAGTGAGTTTGGAAAAGTAATTTCCATTTGTTGCGGTATGTTTACTTTGAAAGAAGGAGAGTGGTTTTTTAAAGTAAAAGATTTTTCAGGACATGATGAATCTGTGTTGCTGCAAGATTTTGCTGATATGTTAAATAAACATTTTTCTAATGGTATGTACCGTTTCTGTACACACAATGGACGTGAGTTTGATATTCCATATTTGTGCAGAAGGATGCTAGTGAATAGAATTAAATTGCCTTCAATGCTAGATATGAGCGGATTAAAACCGTGGGAGGTGCAGCATATTGACACAATGGATCTTTGGAAGTTTGGAGATTATAAGGCGTACACGTCTTTAAATCTCTTAGCAGCTTTGTTGGATATTCCTTCGCCTAAAGATGATATTGATGGCAGCATGGTTGGCAGTGTATATTGGGAGGAAAATGATTTAGAGCGAATTGTTGCCTACTGTAAAAAAGACATTGTTACAACAGCAAGGGTTTTGATGAAACTCAAAATGATGAAGCCTGTCTCCGATGAGAATGTCATACTGTAATTCCAATCTAATTGATTTCATTATTAATTCATTATCATTGGGGGATGTTGCGTTGTTTGCTGTATTGTGTTTTAGAAATTGAGGAAGTAAGTGAGTGCCAAAACCATTTATATAGTTAGACACGGACAAACGGATTTTAATAAACGGAACATTGTTCAAGGCAGTGGAATCGACTCCGACTTGAACACTATGGGATTGTTACAAGCCGAGAGTTTTTTCGATTATTATAAGGATGAAGGTTTTGACATTGTTTATACATCAGGTCTAAAACGAGCCATTCAAAGTGTTGCTCCTTTTATTGCAAATGGACTGCAACACAAAATTCATCTTGGACTAAATGAGATAAATTGGGGTATTTTGGAAGGGCAGGAGAGTACGCCATTCCAACGTAAAATGTTTGATGAAATAATGAAACAATGGCGTTTAGGAAACCTCAATACAGCAGTAGAAAATGGCGAAACACCAATACAGTTATTAGCCAGGCAACAGCAAAGTTTAGATGACATTTTGCAGTCGGAATCGCAAAGAATCCTCATTTCTTCCCATGGAAGGGCATTGAGGAGTTTTATGTGTCTATTAACCGGAGAGCCGCAGCAAAACATGCATTTGTTTCCGCATACCAACCTTGGCTTATACGTCTTAGAGCAAGTAGAGGAAAGGCGTTTTGAAATTGTATTGAAAAACAATACAGACCATTTAGCTGAAGCATTGATTACAAGCTATTATTAATAATCTTGTTTCGGTCGCTTTTTATTTATCAAACCCATACATTTATTTTAGTTTTGCAGTGATTTTAAAATGAATCCGATACTGCAACCGATTTCACTGACTGAATTTGAATATAACCTACCGGATGAGCGAATTGCCAAATTCCCTTTGAGTGAAAGAGATGAATCCAAATTGTTGTTTTATCAACGAGGTGCCATTGCACATCATACCTTTTCTACACTTCCTTTCTTACTTCCATCAAGTTCCTCTTTGTTGTTTAACAAATCCAGAGTTGTGCCGGCACGTATAGAGTTTTTTAAAGAAACAGGTACCCGTATAGAAGTGTTTTTATTAGAGCCTTATGAAATGGAATACAGTACCGCCTTTGCGGGCAAGGGTATAGTAAGATTCAGAGCATTGATCGGTAATAAAAAACGTTGGAAAGATGAGCAAACCTTACATATTGGAATGAATCAGTTTGATTTATATGCGGAGTGGGTAAATAGAGAAGATAATATTGTAAGTCTTAGATGGACGAGTGATGTTACTTTTTCTGAATTATTGGAAACAATAGGTAAACTACCGCTACCTCCATATTTGCACCGTGATGCAGAGACTTCAGATTATCAAACTTACCAAACCGTTTTTGCTGAGGAAGAAGGAGCTGTTGCTGCACCTACAGCGGGATTGCATTTTACCGATAAAATATTGAAATCGTTAGCTGTTAATGGAGTAATAACACATAAAATGACGTTGCATGTTTCTGCGGGAACATTTTTACCTGTTACAGTCAGCAATGTGCTTGAGCATCCTATGCACAACGAAGTATTTTATTTTGATAAAGAAGATGTGCAGTATTTATTTGGAGCGGAGTGTTTGATTCCTGTTGGTACAACTTCATTAAGAATGGTTGAAAGTTTATACTGGATGGGAGTTGCATTATTAAAAGACGGGATAGATACTTTTAGTCTGGATAAATTTTATCCTTATCAGTTCTTCGATAAAAATATTCATTCCCGGGATGTCAAAGCAGCATTACTTTCTTATATAGAAAAGCACCCTCATCAAAGAATTCGCGCTTCTACACGTTTAATGATTGTTCCCGGGTATAAACCACAACTTTGCAAGGGATTAATAACAAACTTTCATCAACCTTCATCAACGCTCATCATGCTTGTGGCTTCGTTGATTGGAAAAGATTGGAAAAAAGTTTATACCGAAGCGATGTCCAACCAATACCGTTTCTTGAGTTATGGTGACAGCAGTTTGTTAATTTGGTAAACATACTTTTCCTGTCAGATAAATGAACCCCATTCATTAAACACCTTTAGAACATATATTTGCGGCAATGAAACTTACATGTTGGGGTGCTGCGGGGACTGTTACAGGTAGTATGCATCTTCTAGAAACAGATTCAGGAAGGAGGATTTTGGTTGATTGCGGACTGTATTATGAAAAGAAAAATAAAGATATTACAGAGCATAACAGACGCTTTCCATTTAGCCCAAAAAGTATAGATGCGGTTATACTCACCCATGCTCATATTGATCATAGTGGAAACCTACCCAACCTAGTGAATCAAGGATTTGAAGGGAATATATATTGTACTGCACCAACTAAGGAATTGAGCTTGTATTTACTTGAAGATTCTGTCAATATTCAGATGGCTGCGCTTGATAAAACTTTTGTCAAAAAGAAATCTAAAAAGCATAAGAAAAAAAATATTGAGGAAGGGCTGCTTTATAATTATAAACATATCAAACAAATGCTGGGGCAAGTTGTTACCATAGACTATCAGGTTAGCAAGCGGGTTTTAGATGATATTGAAATTACGTTTTACAATGCAGGTCATATTTTAGGTGCAGCATCAGTAATGGTCAAAGTAATTGAGGGGAATGAAGAAAAGACGATTGGATTTACAGGCGATTTGGGCAACTATAACTCAAAACTAATGATAGATCCCACTCCTTTGCCTCAACCTGATTTTCTGGTTACAGAGGCTACTTATGGAGGGCGCTTGCATGCAGACGGGAAAAATGCGATGGATTTGTTGCTGGATGAAGTTGTTGAGACTTGTGTCAATAAACGTGGAAAGTTGATTATTCCTGCTTTTAGTGTAGGCAGGACACAAGCAATTATCTTTACATTACATCAACTCTATGTAGCAGGCAGGTTGCCCAATATTAAAATTTTTACTGATAGCCCATTGGCAATCAAAACTACCAGAATGTATGAAACCTATATTGATTTGTTGAATAATGAAGCTAAGGATTTTCACAAGAATTATGGCGACATCTTTGCATTTGACTTGCTTTATACATTGCTATCGCCTGAACACAGTGAATCTATCAGCCTTGACCCTGAACCATGTGTAATTATTTCGGCAGCGGGTATGGTAGAGGGGGGAAGAATTCAACAACATGTCAGAACAAATATCTCAAATCCACATTCCTCTATCTTGATTGCAGGATACTGTGCTGAGGGAACATTTGGTCATTTGCTTCTGCAAGGGTTAAGCCACGTTGTTATTAATCAAAAAGAACGACCGGTATTAGCAACGATTAAGCAAACAGATGGCTTTTCTGCACATCCAGACCACAAAGGATTGTTAGATTTTATTCATAAAACTCAAGGTTCGAATACGCGTAAAGTTGTTATTGTTCATTCCGACCCTGCTTCAGCCAAAGCACTCAAGGAAGCTATTTCTCCCTCGCATCATCCTGAGATGGCTGAACGAGGTAAAGTCTTTGAATTGAACTAAAAAGAATACATAGAACAGTGGTGATAAAAACTCAGGGAGTTATTAGACGGACTGACGTTAGTAAGCAAAAGACTAGTAAACTGTGATGCAAAAAGTGCAGAAAACAATGACGAAAACATATAAATCAAAAATAGGACTTGAGTTAGTCATCTCACTTCTCATAATATTTGGAACAGTATTTTTCTTAGTTGTCTTAGAAAACAGAGTTGGCTTGGGGCTATAATTCTTTTACCTATCGTTGCATTTGTTGTCCATATTTTTATGACAACATATTATACAATAAACGGAAACAGATTAATAGTCAAGTGTGGCTTTTTATTCAACAAGACCATAGATATATACAATAAAAAGAATTGTAGAAACTCGTAATCCTCTATGTGCTACGGCAACTTCAATTGACAGACTTGAAATTTCATTTGGAAAATAAGACTCTATTATGATCTCGCCAAAGTTGAAAAGTGAGTTTATCAACGACATAACATAGCTAAACCCAAATGTAGAGGTTAAGTTACGAAAAAAAGCAACTGAAAACGTTTCAAAATAACCCTTGTCAAAGCTTCACTCATAATTTGCTAGGTACTATGGATTGTCTTGCAGTTTCAGGATGAAACAGAAATAAAAAAAGCTGTCTGTAAAGACAGCTTTTTATTGTTCAGTCGGGATGACTGGATTCGAACCAGCGACCCCTCACACCCCATGCGAGTGCTCTACCGGGCTGAGCCACATCCCGAACTTTTTGGGTTTGCAAATATAGAGATTATACCAAATCTGTCAAGGACAATTCAAGTGCTTTTGCAAATATTCCTGTGCGTTTAGGGTTAAACTGGTGCAAACGCATGATGCTTTGTCGGATAATCTCGGAACAATCTTTAATTGTTTCTATATCCACTAATTGCCCTTCCTTTTTTAATAAGTATGCACTGAGTCTATCTTTGCCTGATGCAGCAATGATTGGATGTATTAAAGAAGTTTTACTGTCTAAATATGTTGCGATTTCACCCATATAGGGTTTAGTGTCTGCAAATGGATGTTCAGATGCAAGAGCCATCACCTCAATCCCTGACTTTACAAGTAGTTCTGCTTGTTCTTGTGAAATAGTAAGGGTGGGAGAGTGTGCAACGAAAATCTCAGCAGGAATATCCCAAAACTGTTGATGACCTTGGGTTAAATCAAGCCGTGGGAGTGCATTCAATTCTTTCTTTTCATTGTGTACAAAGAGGTTGATGATGTCTTCAATTCCTAAACCTTTTTCACTTATTATTCCTCCTTTTTCGTCAATAATGCCGGCAATCAATGCTCCATATTTGCAAAGGAAGAAAGCGGTAGTTGCACTCACGGAGTTCCAGCCCTGTATTAATACAAATTTGTTATGAATAAATCCGCCATAAATCATGTAATAGTGCCTTATTGATTCTGCAATACCCCAACCAATTAATATTTCATCTACTGTCAGTTGCTGCAATGGAGTGGGGAAAAATCTTTCATCCTTAAGCGGAATCGAATGTCTTTGTTGGAGTCTGCTGATTGCAGCTAATTTTTCTTCCTCCGAATAAGGTTGAAACCCTTGCATAACGCGAATGGTGCTTCTGAATTTATTGTCAGGGCTATAAGAAAGGTAACCGGCTACTATTCCTTCCCAAGGATGCAGTAATCCCATTTTGTTTGACTGTGCTTCAATCTCATCAGATGAAATGTTTTCACCGGCATCTAACCCACAATAACTTTTGACAATGGGTGCAAGCACTTTAAAGAATCGGTCAAATATGGATTGATATCGTGTATCATTTCGGTCAAAGTCTAACCCAATAGCTGCACCTCCCACAGGAGGTCCACTGATGGTGTTTCGCACTTCTATATATTTAGCGATTTCGATGAGCTCAGATTGTGTAATTCCTTTTCTAATAATCACCTTGGCTTTAGCAGCGCCATTTTTAATTGTATGAATTACTATGTATCCTACTGCCTCAGATAAAGGGTCTTTCCATTCTAAAACAACTTCGGGTTGTTTGGTTATAAATTTGTTTAATCGTCTTTCAAGAACACTCATAAAACCCCTGCCGTGCCTTTGTATTTTGTTTTGATGGTCATCAAAGTGCCTTTGGGTAAAGGTGCACGTAATACCATTTTGATTACCAGATAAATTTCGTCTTTCTTTAAATATTCTTTAAGATTATTACCGCTTGGGGTAAGAGAAATTGTGCTTAATTGTTGCTGAGGAACATCGTGCATATAGGCACCCAAAGTCTCCTTTAGTCCATCTGCTTTTAAATAGACATCAATTTTTTTTAATATATCAAAGGTAGTTGAATCATTCATTACGATTGTCATATCCATTTTATCAAGAAACACATCTTCTATTAATTCTTTAGCAGAGTTTTTGGGAATCAAATAAGCATCAATTCCAGTTGGAAATCTATAGGTTTCAAGAGCAATTTGAGAGTCAATATCTGTAATTTCTATAGTTGCATAAGGAGTGTTGAAACTCATATTAATGGGAATGGTAAAGAGTTTCTTATCTCTTTTTTTACAACCGTTCTGAGCCAGTAATGCAGGTATGAGAAACAGTATGAGTAAGATTTTTTTCATAGAAGTTGAATTGTTCAACAAAGATAGTGAAACTATTCACCAATCAATCGCGAAAAATCTCCATGCAATCCACCTCCTATACTGTCAGCAGTTGCTCCAGTACCTGATTTTAATATATTGACTTGATTTTGAACTCTGAGTAATCCCAAAAATGCAAAAACAAGAGCTTCTTTATAATGAATCAAATTTGCATCCGGCAATATTATTTCTGCCTCTGTGTGAGTACGAATGTGTTCAACCAATACCTTGTTAAGAGCTCCGCCTCCTGTTATCAAGACTCTTTTTCCATTTCCGTTATTATTTGCGAGTAAATTGATGGCTGATGCAATTTGTACTGCAATATGATCAACCATTGTTTTCATTTTGCTTTCTGAACTTAAATCTGCAAAATCGCGAATAATACCCCAGAATTCTTGGTTAATCCAATCCCTGTTTAAGCTTTTGGGATAATGCTGTTTGTAATATTCAATAGCATTGAGCGAACCCAATAGTTCGTAATTAATATTCCCTTTTTCTGCAATGGCACCATCTTCATCAAATGATTTTCCTTTGTCTCGAGCAATTCTATTCAAAGGAATATTGCAAGGACATATATCAAAAGACGCTCTATTGCCTGTAGTATCATTGCCGGAAATATTGGCAAATCCACCTAAGTTAAGACAGAAGTCATATTCACCAAACAATAATTGGTCGCCAATGGTAACTAAAGGAGCGCCTTCGCCTCCTTTGGCTAAATCTGCTCTTCTGAAATCGTTAACAACTGGAAGTCCGCAAATGGCGGATAGACTGGCTCCATCGCCTATTTGTGCAGTAATTTTAATTTCCGGAAGATGAAAAGCAGTATGTCCATGTGATGCAACGAAATCAACATCGGATAAGCTGTAATTATGTATAAACTGTTTTACTAATTCACCAAGGTAATGACCGTAAAATACATCTGTTTTTACATAGGTAAGTGCATTTTGTCTTCTCAGTTGTGACAGTCTGATACGCCATTTTTCTTCATAAGGAATAGTTTCTGCGTGCTTTATTTCAAAGTGCCATTTGTTGTTGTTATTCGAAAATTCACAATAAGCGATATCTGTACCATCCATTGAGCTTCCGCTCATCAAACCGATAATTTTAAATATTTTCATCTCTTTACAATTTATTAATACTATTCTTTTACTAAAAACTAATTTTCATTTGTCATCAAAAGCGCCATAGCGTCCAATGTTTTACCTTGATGAAGCAATTCTATAGCAGTAGCTTCAATATCCTTGCAGTGTTTGTATGTCTCAGCAGCTAACTTGATATCTTCAACAGAGGGCATAAACTCTAAGTTGCCTAATTGACCAAGGTGATTTCCTGTAAGCCTATTGCTGTTCCTAATTTTTGCAGGCAAAGCGTCAATCCCTATACCGCAGGTAACAATATGACGTTCAAGTTCAAAAATTGCTTCCCCATGTGCTCTGCAATACCAATTACCACCCATTCTGGCAATTAAATCTATTTTGCTTTGGTCAATCATTTTATTGGCATCCAAAACATCTTCGTGAATGTGAATCAATTTTACTTCACAAATAATCAGATTGCCTGCTGCGCCACCGGTACCCAGTTCTTTTACTTCCAAGACTTCACATTCCATTTGAACAGGGCTTTCTTTGACTCTATAGGGTTTAATAAGTTCAGAAGGAATGGGGGTAAATCCGGCTTTTGCAAATTCATCTGTGCCTTTAGGATAAGGACATCCAGCCAGCGTAATTTGATGTAGCATGTCGTATGTTACAACATTAATGACCACTTCAGGAACTTCTTTTACATTGTCGTGTGTATGTTTAGTTTCAGCAGTTCTGCCACTGCGTGCAGGAGAAAAAACTGCTATGGGTGGATTTGCACTAAAAACATTAAAGAAACTGAACGGTGCTAAATTTCTATTCCCATCTTTGTCTATTGTACTAGCAAAGCATATTGGACGAGGACCGACAGCTCCCAGTAAATATTTGTGAACTAAAGGAATTGGTTGTTCTTTGGTATTGATAGTAAACATAGAGTGTGCAAAGATATTTATAGAATCAAGATTTCTATAACAAAAGGTTAAATGAGAAAAGAATTCGGTTATAGCGTAATCGCTATTGATTGTAACTTTCTTGGCTACTCTTTTTC
Proteins encoded in this window:
- a CDS encoding S-adenosylmethionine:tRNA ribosyltransferase-isomerase, whose protein sequence is MNPILQPISLTEFEYNLPDERIAKFPLSERDESKLLFYQRGAIAHHTFSTLPFLLPSSSSLLFNKSRVVPARIEFFKETGTRIEVFLLEPYEMEYSTAFAGKGIVRFRALIGNKKRWKDEQTLHIGMNQFDLYAEWVNREDNIVSLRWTSDVTFSELLETIGKLPLPPYLHRDAETSDYQTYQTVFAEEEGAVAAPTAGLHFTDKILKSLAVNGVITHKMTLHVSAGTFLPVTVSNVLEHPMHNEVFYFDKEDVQYLFGAECLIPVGTTSLRMVESLYWMGVALLKDGIDTFSLDKFYPYQFFDKNIHSRDVKAALLSYIEKHPHQRIRASTRLMIVPGYKPQLCKGLITNFHQPSSTLIMLVASLIGKDWKKVYTEAMSNQYRFLSYGDSSLLIW
- a CDS encoding histidine phosphatase family protein — translated: MSAKTIYIVRHGQTDFNKRNIVQGSGIDSDLNTMGLLQAESFFDYYKDEGFDIVYTSGLKRAIQSVAPFIANGLQHKIHLGLNEINWGILEGQESTPFQRKMFDEIMKQWRLGNLNTAVENGETPIQLLARQQQSLDDILQSESQRILISSHGRALRSFMCLLTGEPQQNMHLFPHTNLGLYVLEQVEERRFEIVLKNNTDHLAEALITSYY
- a CDS encoding DUF3108 domain-containing protein, with amino-acid sequence MNKKNKNSMLVAGLLLAGSFMWFGNVAMITSIFQEPKSEGVTEDNSNYVYRKLPNTAFQEGEKLNFRVHYGIINAANIQMEVVADNQLFSRPEELKGRKAFHVVVQGSTIKAFDWAFKVRDRFDSWIDEDALAPLKYSKSVLENNYTDQDLVYYRHVSGKLNGKKGNLDIPSYTQDIASALYYARNIEFKNAKVGESFPIDVYLDNEIYNLNFKYLGVETIKSDIGKVKCYKLKPRLVVDRVFKGEDDMTVWISADENKIPIRVQSDIQVGSLKVDLTSYSGLRNNFDAKLKK
- a CDS encoding MBL fold metallo-hydrolase, with the translated sequence MKLTCWGAAGTVTGSMHLLETDSGRRILVDCGLYYEKKNKDITEHNRRFPFSPKSIDAVILTHAHIDHSGNLPNLVNQGFEGNIYCTAPTKELSLYLLEDSVNIQMAALDKTFVKKKSKKHKKKNIEEGLLYNYKHIKQMLGQVVTIDYQVSKRVLDDIEITFYNAGHILGAASVMVKVIEGNEEKTIGFTGDLGNYNSKLMIDPTPLPQPDFLVTEATYGGRLHADGKNAMDLLLDEVVETCVNKRGKLIIPAFSVGRTQAIIFTLHQLYVAGRLPNIKIFTDSPLAIKTTRMYETYIDLLNNEAKDFHKNYGDIFAFDLLYTLLSPEHSESISLDPEPCVIISAAGMVEGGRIQQHVRTNISNPHSSILIAGYCAEGTFGHLLLQGLSHVVINQKERPVLATIKQTDGFSAHPDHKGLLDFIHKTQGSNTRKVVIVHSDPASAKALKEAISPSHHPEMAERGKVFELN
- the clpB gene encoding ATP-dependent chaperone ClpB translates to MNFEKFTIKAQQSVQAAQQMAFNKRNTVIEPVHLLTGLFQEAKEILDFVFQKSGANSSRIEQTADSILNSLATGNADSNLYLSPDANKVLMEAGRISNKMGDEYTSTEHILLALIEVKSNISDMLKDAGLTKAIAEKAIAELRKGSKVTSQSAEEQYNALGNYAINLNSQAAKGKLDPVIGRDDEIRRVLQILSRRTKNNPILIGEPGVGKTAIAEGLAHRIIKGDVPENLKSKVIYSLDMGALIAGAKYKGEFEERLKSVVNEVISAAGEIVLFIDEIHTLVGAGKSEGAMDAANILKPALARGELRAIGATTLNEYQKFIEQDKALERRFQKVYVDEPTPEDAVSILRGLKERYEVHHKVRIKDEAIVSAVELSHRYISDRYLPDKAIDLLDEAASKIRMEIDSVPVELDELNRKKMQLEIEREALKRENDVQKLEELNKELADITEKQNALTAEWQKEKLVVDSIQSLKKKIEDLKLEAEQAERNGDYGKVAEIRYGRMLETQKELEKQQSTLAEIQQNSSMVKEEVTSEEIAEVVSKWTGIPVQKMMQSEREKLLHLEVELHKRVVGQDEAIESVADAVRRSRAGLQDPKRPIGSFIFLGTTGVGKTELAKALAEYLFDTEDAMVRIDMSEYQEKHTVSRLIGAPPGYVGYDEGGQLTEAVRRKPYSVILLDEIEKAHPDVFNILLQVLDDGRLTDNKGRRADFRNTIIIMTSNIGSHIIQENFEDLNSGNHDEVIAKTKAEVFELLKKTIRPEFYNRIDEIVMFEPLSRNQIEAIVKIQLDVLQKRLADNGIVFEATEEAVDWLSQLGYDPQYGARPLKRVIQKKVLNELSKKILGGDVVKEKKVILDSFDNQLIYRN
- a CDS encoding anhydro-N-acetylmuramic acid kinase — its product is MKIFKIIGLMSGSSMDGTDIAYCEFSNNNNKWHFEIKHAETIPYEEKWRIRLSQLRRQNALTYVKTDVFYGHYLGELVKQFIHNYSLSDVDFVASHGHTAFHLPEIKITAQIGDGASLSAICGLPVVNDFRRADLAKGGEGAPLVTIGDQLLFGEYDFCLNLGGFANISGNDTTGNRASFDICPCNIPLNRIARDKGKSFDEDGAIAEKGNINYELLGSLNAIEYYKQHYPKSLNRDWINQEFWGIIRDFADLSSESKMKTMVDHIAVQIASAINLLANNNGNGKRVLITGGGALNKVLVEHIRTHTEAEIILPDANLIHYKEALVFAFLGLLRVQNQVNILKSGTGATADSIGGGLHGDFSRLIGE
- a CDS encoding 3'-5' exonuclease, coding for MRILEDLDLKSVLVMDIETVSGQKSYEDLSDKWKLLWNKKASNIKSNEEDTPESLYSRAAIYSEFGKVISICCGMFTLKEGEWFFKVKDFSGHDESVLLQDFADMLNKHFSNGMYRFCTHNGREFDIPYLCRRMLVNRIKLPSMLDMSGLKPWEVQHIDTMDLWKFGDYKAYTSLNLLAALLDIPSPKDDIDGSMVGSVYWEENDLERIVAYCKKDIVTTARVLMKLKMMKPVSDENVIL